The Streptomyces seoulensis genome contains a region encoding:
- a CDS encoding ANTAR domain-containing response regulator yields MTAESPQPADVSDDDKSHVPPLTTRVVIAEDEALIRLDLKEMLEEEGYTVVGEAGDGEQAVELAREHKPDLVILDVKMPKMDGISAAEKIAEESIAPVLMLTAFSQRDLVERARDAGAMAYLVKPFSKTDVVPAIEMAVSRFTELKQLEQEVADLSLRLETRKLVDRAKSILQTEYGLSEPAAFRWIQKTSMDRRMSMQQVAEAVISDDQEKKSAKKG; encoded by the coding sequence GTGACCGCCGAGTCGCCCCAGCCCGCAGACGTGTCCGACGACGACAAGTCGCATGTGCCCCCGCTGACGACCCGGGTCGTCATCGCCGAGGACGAGGCGCTGATCCGGCTCGACCTCAAGGAGATGCTGGAGGAGGAAGGGTACACGGTCGTCGGTGAGGCCGGGGACGGTGAGCAGGCGGTGGAGCTGGCTCGCGAGCACAAGCCGGACCTGGTGATCCTGGACGTGAAGATGCCGAAGATGGACGGCATCTCCGCGGCCGAGAAGATCGCCGAGGAGTCCATCGCCCCGGTCCTGATGCTCACCGCCTTCTCACAGCGCGACCTCGTGGAGCGGGCCCGCGACGCCGGCGCCATGGCCTACCTGGTGAAGCCGTTCAGCAAGACCGACGTGGTCCCGGCCATCGAGATGGCCGTCTCCCGCTTCACCGAGCTGAAGCAACTGGAGCAGGAGGTCGCCGACCTCAGCCTGCGCCTGGAGACCCGCAAGCTGGTCGACCGCGCGAAGTCGATCCTGCAGACCGAGTACGGCCTGAGCGAGCCCGCCGCCTTCCGCTGGATCCAGAAGACCTCGATGGACCGCCGCATGTCGATGCAGCAGGTCGCGGAGGCGGTCATCTCGGACGACCAGGAGAAGAAGTCGGCCAAGAAGGGCTGA
- a CDS encoding ABC transporter ATP-binding protein, which translates to MTALLEVEDLRVAYGKIEAVKGISFKVEAGEVVTLIGTNGAGKTTTLRTLSGLLKPVGGQIRFNGRSLKKVPAHQVVSLGLAHSPEGRHIFPRMTIEDNLRLGAFLRNDKPGIEKDIQRAYDLFPILGERRKQAAGTLSGGEQQMLAMGRALMSQPQLLMLDEPSMGLSPIMMQKIMATIAELKASGTTILLVEQNAQAALSLADHGHVMEVGSIVLSGTGRDLLTDESVRKAYLGED; encoded by the coding sequence ATGACCGCACTGCTCGAAGTCGAGGACCTGCGGGTCGCCTACGGCAAGATCGAGGCCGTCAAGGGCATCTCGTTCAAGGTCGAGGCCGGCGAGGTCGTCACCCTCATCGGCACCAACGGCGCGGGCAAGACCACCACGCTGCGCACCCTGTCCGGGCTGCTCAAGCCGGTCGGCGGACAGATCCGCTTCAACGGCAGGTCGCTGAAGAAGGTCCCCGCCCACCAGGTGGTCTCCCTCGGGCTCGCCCACTCCCCCGAGGGGCGGCACATCTTCCCGCGCATGACCATCGAGGACAACCTGCGCCTCGGTGCCTTCCTGCGCAACGACAAGCCCGGCATCGAGAAGGACATCCAGCGCGCCTACGACCTCTTCCCCATCCTCGGGGAGCGCAGGAAGCAGGCCGCGGGCACCCTCTCCGGCGGTGAGCAGCAGATGCTGGCGATGGGGCGGGCGCTGATGTCCCAGCCGCAGCTCCTCATGCTGGACGAGCCGTCCATGGGCCTGTCGCCGATCATGATGCAGAAGATCATGGCGACGATCGCCGAGCTGAAGGCGAGCGGTACGACGATCCTGCTGGTCGAGCAGAACGCCCAGGCGGCGCTCTCGCTCGCCGACCACGGACACGTCATGGAGGTCGGCAGCATCGTGCTCTCCGGCACCGGGCGGGACCTCCTGACCGACGAGTCGGTACGCAAGGCGTACCTCGGCGAGGACTGA
- a CDS encoding ABC transporter ATP-binding protein, with protein sequence MTTDTTTKDTAPGTTPGETVLDARGVTMRFGGLTAVRDVDLTVNSGEIVGLIGPNGAGKTTFFNCLTGLYVPTEGEVRYKGTVLPPKSFKVTAAGIARTFQNIRLFANMTVLENVLVGRHTRTKEGLWSALLRGPGFHKAEAASRARAMELLAFVGLDAKAEHLARNLPYGEQRKLEIARALASEPGLLLLDEPTAGMNPQETRATEELVFAIRDQGIAVLVIEHDMRFIFNLCDRVAVLVQGQKLIEGDSATVQGDERVVAAYLGEPFEDAPGAEEAAEVEAAEAQAGTTKENDR encoded by the coding sequence ATGACCACCGACACCACCACCAAGGACACCGCACCCGGCACCACCCCCGGCGAGACGGTCCTCGACGCCCGCGGCGTCACCATGCGCTTCGGCGGCCTCACCGCCGTCCGCGACGTGGACCTCACCGTCAACAGCGGCGAGATCGTCGGCCTCATCGGCCCCAACGGCGCCGGAAAGACCACCTTCTTCAACTGCCTCACCGGCCTCTACGTCCCCACCGAGGGCGAAGTCCGCTACAAGGGCACCGTCCTGCCGCCCAAGTCCTTCAAGGTCACCGCGGCCGGCATCGCCCGCACCTTCCAGAACATCCGGCTCTTCGCCAACATGACCGTCCTGGAGAACGTCCTCGTCGGCCGCCACACCCGCACCAAGGAAGGGCTCTGGTCCGCCCTGCTGCGCGGCCCCGGCTTCCACAAGGCCGAAGCCGCCTCCCGCGCCCGCGCCATGGAACTCCTCGCCTTCGTCGGCCTGGACGCCAAGGCCGAACACCTCGCCCGCAACCTCCCCTACGGCGAACAGCGCAAGCTGGAGATCGCCCGCGCGCTGGCCAGCGAGCCCGGACTGCTGCTCCTGGACGAGCCGACGGCCGGCATGAACCCGCAGGAGACCCGCGCCACCGAGGAACTGGTCTTCGCCATCCGCGACCAGGGCATCGCCGTCCTCGTCATCGAGCACGACATGCGCTTCATCTTCAACCTGTGCGACCGCGTCGCCGTCCTCGTCCAGGGCCAGAAGCTCATCGAGGGCGACAGCGCCACCGTCCAGGGCGACGAGCGCGTCGTCGCCGCCTACCTCGGTGAGCCCTTCGAGGACGCCCCCGGCGCCGAGGAGGCCGCCGAGGTGGAGGCGGCCGAGGCGCAGGCCGGCACCACGAAGGAGAACGACCGATGA
- a CDS encoding branched-chain amino acid ABC transporter permease, which yields MTTQTTAPGTPETPETPAAGAPAATGLIGLPAGLGRALATGGGALAVVSAFLAWTWTAAFPGDLTVYGYPGGLQVLVLIGGLLTTLFGLASYGVKGLKLLTPGNADSALKLAALGTFATAWYTVIAISATLGGVVNLEPGGYVAALATLAALLGALSLPYQRPEPDPVDPDDTGWEAFRHRTRQNWTDFKAAFAAEPPAPGRTLPAWAEILVITGVMALGLLVFTYGIGTEYDELFIGFLITAGFGFAAVAKAGLVARISAITTRHRTVTMTGAFVAAAAFPFTQSDDQYATIGVYILIFATVALGLNIVVGLAGLLDLGYVAFLGVGAYTAALVSGSPSSPLHVHWPFWASALLGAAVAMIFGVLIGAPTLRLRGDYLAIVTLGFGEIFRITVLNMDGTSGPDVTNGSNGISSVPNLDILGFDFGQEHQLFGATVGRFANYFLLMLLITLIVVIVFRRSSDSRIGRAWIAIREDETAALAMGINGFRVKLIAFALGAALAGLAGSVQAHVTYTVTPEQYQFAHVVPPNSAFLLAAVVLGGMGTISGPLVGASLLYLIPAKLQFMGEYQLFAFGVALVLLMRFRPEGLIPNRRRQLEFHEDAPAPAVLSKAGA from the coding sequence ATGACCACACAGACCACCGCACCCGGCACCCCGGAGACCCCCGAGACCCCGGCCGCCGGCGCCCCCGCCGCCACCGGACTGATCGGCCTGCCGGCCGGCCTCGGCCGGGCCCTCGCCACCGGCGGCGGCGCCCTGGCCGTCGTCTCCGCCTTCCTCGCCTGGACCTGGACCGCCGCCTTCCCCGGCGACCTCACCGTCTACGGCTACCCCGGCGGACTCCAGGTCCTCGTCCTCATCGGCGGCCTCCTCACCACCCTGTTCGGCCTCGCCTCCTACGGCGTCAAGGGCCTGAAACTCCTCACCCCCGGCAACGCCGACAGCGCCCTCAAGCTCGCCGCGCTCGGCACCTTCGCCACCGCCTGGTACACCGTCATCGCCATCAGCGCCACGCTCGGCGGCGTCGTCAATCTCGAACCCGGCGGCTACGTCGCCGCGCTGGCCACCCTGGCCGCCCTGCTCGGCGCCCTCTCGCTGCCCTACCAGCGGCCCGAGCCCGACCCGGTGGACCCCGACGACACCGGCTGGGAAGCCTTCCGGCACCGCACCCGGCAGAACTGGACCGACTTCAAGGCCGCCTTCGCCGCCGAACCCCCCGCCCCCGGCCGCACCCTGCCCGCCTGGGCGGAGATCCTCGTCATCACCGGCGTCATGGCCCTCGGCCTGCTGGTCTTCACCTACGGCATCGGCACCGAGTACGACGAACTCTTCATCGGCTTCCTCATCACCGCCGGATTCGGCTTCGCCGCCGTCGCCAAGGCCGGACTCGTGGCCCGGATCTCGGCGATCACCACGCGACACCGCACCGTCACCATGACCGGCGCCTTCGTCGCCGCCGCCGCCTTCCCCTTCACCCAGTCCGACGACCAGTACGCCACCATCGGCGTCTACATCCTCATCTTCGCCACCGTCGCCCTCGGCCTGAACATCGTCGTCGGCCTCGCCGGCCTGCTCGACCTCGGCTACGTCGCGTTCCTCGGCGTCGGCGCCTACACCGCCGCCCTCGTCTCCGGCTCGCCCTCCTCGCCGCTGCACGTGCACTGGCCCTTCTGGGCCTCCGCCCTGCTCGGCGCGGCCGTCGCCATGATCTTCGGCGTCCTCATCGGCGCCCCCACCCTCCGCCTGCGCGGCGACTACCTCGCCATCGTCACCCTCGGCTTCGGCGAGATCTTCCGCATCACCGTCCTCAACATGGACGGCACCTCCGGACCCGACGTCACCAACGGCTCCAACGGCATCTCCTCGGTCCCCAACCTCGACATCCTCGGCTTCGACTTCGGCCAGGAACACCAGTTGTTCGGCGCCACCGTCGGCCGCTTCGCCAACTACTTCCTGCTGATGCTCCTGATCACCCTCATCGTGGTCATCGTCTTCCGGCGCAGCAGCGACTCCCGCATCGGCCGCGCCTGGATCGCCATCCGCGAGGACGAGACCGCCGCGCTCGCCATGGGCATCAACGGCTTCCGGGTCAAGCTCATCGCCTTCGCGCTCGGCGCCGCCCTCGCCGGACTCGCCGGCTCCGTCCAGGCCCACGTCACCTACACCGTGACCCCGGAGCAGTACCAGTTCGCCCACGTCGTCCCGCCCAACTCGGCCTTCCTGCTGGCCGCCGTCGTCCTCGGCGGCATGGGCACCATCTCCGGCCCCCTCGTCGGCGCCTCGCTGCTCTACCTGATCCCGGCCAAGCTCCAGTTCATGGGCGAGTACCAGCTCTTCGCCTTCGGTGTCGCGCTCGTCCTGCTGATGCGCTTCCGCCCCGAGGGCCTCATCCCCAACCGGCGCCGCCAACTCGAGTTCCACGAGGACGCCCCGGCGCCCGCCGTCCTCAGCAAGGCAGGGGCCTGA
- a CDS encoding branched-chain amino acid ABC transporter permease: MNELPQQLVNGLLLGSMYGLVAIGYTMVYGIVQLINFAHGEIFMTGAFGALTVYVYVLPDGTSMWIALPLMLVGAIVVAVTVAVGAERFAYRPLRTAPRLAPLITAIGLSLALQQAVWAWYPEAKSARTFPSIPGGPFELGDVTIQTGDVFLVAAAPLSMAVLAYFVMRTRTGRGMQATAQDPDTAKLMGVNTDRIIVIAFALGAAFAAVGSVAYGFKYGQIDFRMGFILGLKAFTAAVLGGIGNIYGAMLGGLVLGVAEALSTAYIADIPGMDKFGSQSWADVWAFVLLILVLLLRPQGLLGERVADRA, translated from the coding sequence GTGAACGAACTGCCGCAGCAGCTCGTCAACGGCCTGCTACTTGGTTCCATGTACGGGCTGGTCGCCATCGGCTACACCATGGTCTATGGCATCGTCCAGCTCATCAACTTCGCCCACGGCGAGATATTCATGACCGGCGCCTTCGGCGCACTCACGGTCTACGTGTACGTCCTCCCCGACGGCACCTCCATGTGGATCGCCCTGCCCCTGATGCTGGTGGGCGCCATCGTGGTCGCCGTCACCGTCGCCGTCGGAGCGGAACGATTCGCCTACCGGCCGCTGCGCACCGCACCCCGGCTCGCCCCGCTCATCACCGCCATCGGCCTCTCCCTCGCCCTCCAGCAGGCCGTGTGGGCCTGGTACCCCGAGGCCAAGTCGGCGCGCACCTTCCCGAGCATCCCCGGCGGCCCCTTCGAGCTCGGCGACGTCACCATCCAGACCGGAGACGTCTTCCTCGTCGCCGCCGCCCCGCTCAGCATGGCCGTCCTCGCCTACTTCGTGATGCGCACCCGCACCGGACGCGGCATGCAGGCCACCGCCCAGGACCCGGACACCGCCAAGCTGATGGGCGTCAACACCGACCGCATCATCGTGATCGCGTTCGCCCTCGGCGCCGCCTTCGCCGCGGTCGGCTCCGTCGCCTACGGCTTCAAGTACGGCCAGATCGACTTCCGCATGGGCTTCATCCTCGGACTCAAGGCGTTCACCGCGGCCGTCCTCGGCGGCATCGGCAACATCTACGGCGCCATGCTCGGCGGCCTCGTCCTCGGCGTCGCCGAAGCCCTGTCCACCGCCTACATCGCCGACATCCCCGGCATGGACAAGTTCGGCAGCCAGTCCTGGGCAGACGTCTGGGCGTTCGTACTCCTCATCCTCGTGCTCCTGCTGAGGCCACAGGGCCTGCTCGGCGAGCGCGTCGCGGACAGGGCGTGA